Genomic DNA from Actinopolymorpha sp. NPDC004070:
GCACACGGCCACCCGCCCGGCGTACTCCGGAAGGAACGGATACTGCTCGGCGACCTCCACGACCGCGGACTCGCCAACCTCGTCCCACAGGGCCCGCATCCCGTCCAGGTCGGGCGCCGGCGGCGTCTCGCTCAGCACCGGCACGCCGCGCCTGGCCAGCTCCACCACGAGGCCGGGGTTCGCCGCCCACGACACCGACGTGACCACGAAGTCCGGACTTCCGTCCTCCAGCAGCGCGTCCACCGTGTCGAACGTCGGCACGCCGAAGCGTTCCCGGATCTCCTTCGCGCGTTCGGCCCTGCGGGCGACGACTCCGGCGACGCCGAACCGGTCCGGCAGCGCGGCGGCGATCCGGAGGTAGAACTCCGTCCGCCAGCCGCTGCCGACCACGCCGAAGGTGGTCCTCGAAGTGTTCATGGAAGTCATGGCGGTCATCGTGCCTCCAGTTGGCGGCCGTCGCGACCGCCGCCCTCACCGGGGTACGGCGTACCGGGGTCCCAGTCCGACGCCTCGGGTGGCACGAACTCCGACAGCGGGAACGTGACCACACACCGGTGGCGGTGCGAGAGGTACGCCGCCTCACACAGCTCCAGCGCCCGCAGCGAGGTGTCCGCGACGGTGTAGTCCGGACTGTGGCCCGGCGCGCCCTCGTCGATCTGGCGGGCCAGGTCCTCCAGGTGCACCTGGTGCGGCGACCGGTCGGCGTCGGGGATCGGGCCGACGTCGGCGGGACCGGACCCCGTGACGATCCGGTAGCCGTTCTCCCAGCCCCAGAACTCCACCAGCCCGTCGGTGCCGACGACGCGGAACAACGTGTCCTTGCCGGGCCGGCTCTGCGCAACGTAGTCGCCACTGTGCAGGACGACCCGGGCGCCGCCCCGCGTCCACGCGTACGTCACCGCCTCAGTCTCCACCCGCATGCCGTCGCGGAAGGTCCGGCTGGAGGTGTCGCAGGTCGCGAGCACTCCGCCGAACGGGTCGTCGCCGAGCAGGTTGACGGCGTACTGGAACCAGTGGATCCCGGCGTTGATGATGTCCCAGCCGGCACACTCGATCTCCACCAGCCGGACCTCGCCGATGTCCCCGGCCCGTACCCGGTCCAGGATCTCCAGCGAGGTCGGCCGGGCGACCAGTCCGTGCGGAACGGCGAGCGGCGTCCCGCTCCCGCTCACCGCGTCCACGATGCGCCGGCCGGCGGCGGCCGTGTCACCGAGCGGCTTCTCCACCAGCAGGCCGCGCGGACGGGTCGCCAGCGCGGCCAGTGCGATCTCCTCGTGGGTGGGGGCGTACGTCGACACGCACACGACGTCGACCGCGTCGTCGGTCCCGGCGGCCGCGGACGCGTCGGCGAGCAGCTCGCGGTAGTCGGCGTAGGTGCGGATCCCGGGGTGGTCCGCGGCAAGCTTGTCCCGTACGTCGCGTCGCAGGTCGCACGCGGCCACCAGCCGGAACCGGTCCGAGGCGGCGAGCGCGCGGACGCTGAGCATCCCGCCGGACCCGCAACCGATCACCGCGGCGGAGTACACCGGCCGGTCGTTCATCCCGCCCCCTCACCGCCGGGCCTTCGGAGGGGCCCGCCGTGCCTACGTCGACGATCCATGCGTACGCCAGCCTGCCAACGAGCCGGTGGACGAGGGGGTGCCGCGACCGCAACCGGCCCGGGCGGCCGGTGACCTCGCCGCCCGATGACCGATAGCGGCCACACCACGCGCGTGACCACACCGCTGCTCGTGCGTTATCGCAACAGTGCCGAGCCCGTCGCGCGTCTGTTGGTTTCCCCCGTACCACCGGGCTCGTCCGGGCTCGGCACCTCCACGGACCCGACCGGAAGGCTGACCCGATGCAGCGCCTCCTG
This window encodes:
- a CDS encoding Gfo/Idh/MocA family oxidoreductase, with amino-acid sequence MNDRPVYSAAVIGCGSGGMLSVRALAASDRFRLVAACDLRRDVRDKLAADHPGIRTYADYRELLADASAAAGTDDAVDVVCVSTYAPTHEEIALAALATRPRGLLVEKPLGDTAAAGRRIVDAVSGSGTPLAVPHGLVARPTSLEILDRVRAGDIGEVRLVEIECAGWDIINAGIHWFQYAVNLLGDDPFGGVLATCDTSSRTFRDGMRVETEAVTYAWTRGGARVVLHSGDYVAQSRPGKDTLFRVVGTDGLVEFWGWENGYRIVTGSGPADVGPIPDADRSPHQVHLEDLARQIDEGAPGHSPDYTVADTSLRALELCEAAYLSHRHRCVVTFPLSEFVPPEASDWDPGTPYPGEGGGRDGRQLEAR